Proteins encoded by one window of Cucurbita pepo subsp. pepo cultivar mu-cu-16 chromosome LG14, ASM280686v2, whole genome shotgun sequence:
- the LOC111809848 gene encoding histone-lysine N-methyltransferase, H3 lysine-9 specific SUVH6-like codes for MSLKCNDSMERIQRLSIENGDSFPHSELLKYKRRKVSVVRDFPPGCGRSVLQNNSIPIKGVIGDIIESSLSVHHEVLGSVKMSNAHTALDFATKGTNILRLEDGHSTVKAASSLLAEDLESRDGLSKNIKYSAEDEPLSKALHGVVVSARKEEVLEPSKLRPCSPPNYPTFVSNGKNVKKVVVRKYPPRRVVSAVRDFPPFCGQNAPPLSNVECLPVIDSQNNFEHHYKSLNLDKDVECVADNAHKEKHNIELTEDVAKLTMDKICADLIEETIKATEMQSKCGLRNECTLEKCTKTSCSDQSKLDNKCQSTLNEVKEGLEENFSQEIVVFRGEAPPKENILDTPSNQKQLKLVPLEETLSSERLIVLGLMASSNCPWRQGKSNNKPSPGGGSSGRKLKKRGQLEKTEPILRKEDARENHKNSSKKTSSVKSDAVNGDMHQLVIADSSISVSDDENNDSHLNLRSYNTDVSLIPFSQINEIGNEHGSDSKGTRTRVRETLRLFQAVCRKLLQEEEAGKKVPGNASRRIDFIAAKILRDKGKYVNVCKQILGPVPGVEVGDEFRYRIELNIIGLHRQVQGGIDYVKCGKKILATSIVASGGYTNNLDNSDVLIYTGQGGNMMNSDKKPEDQKLERGNLALKNSFDEKSPVRVIRGYESSDGKTYVFDGLYLVEKWWQDMGPHGKLIYKFQLCRIPGQPELAWKELKRSKKFKVREGLCAEDISQGKESIPVCAVNIIDDEKPPPFSYINKVIYPDWCRPIPLRGCDCTAGCSDSERCHCAVLNGGEIPFNHNGAIVEAKSLVYECGPSCKCPPSCHNRVGQRGIKFQLEVFKTKSRGWGVRSLNSIPSGSFICEYVGELLEDKEAEQRTGNDEYLFDIGNNFSDNSLWDGLSTLLPDTQANACDIVEDGSFTIDAANYGNIGRFINHSCSPNLYAQNVLYDHEDKRIPHIMFFAAENIPPLQELSYHYNYMIDQVRDSDGNVKKKRCHCGSAECTGWMY; via the coding sequence TGTCAAATGCACATACTGCTTTAGACTTTGCCACAAAAGGAACCAATATTTTGCGTCTAGAAGATGGTCACAGTACAGTGAAGGCTGCATCATCATTGTTGGCTGAGGATTTGGAAAGCAGAGATGGATTgtctaaaaatataaaatattctgCAGAAGATGAACCTTTATCGAAAGCCTTGCATGGAGTGGTTGTTTCTGCTAGAAAAGAAGAGGTACTTGAGCCCAGTAAGTTGAGGCCATGCTCACCACCCAATTACCCCACCTTTGTTTCTAATGGCAAAAACGTGAAGAAGGTTGTGGTTAGAAAATACCCTCCTAGAAGAGTAGTTTCAGCTGTTAGAGACTTCCCTCCCTTCTGTGGACAAAACGCCCCTCCTTTATCCAATGTGGAGTGTCTCCCAGTGATTGACTCTCAAAACAATTTCGAGCATCATTATAAGTCGTTAAATTTGGATAAGGATGTAGAATGTGTGGCAGATAATGCTCACAAAGAGAAACACAATATTGAATTGACAGAGGATGTGGCCAAGCTAACCATGGATAAAATTTGTGCTGATTTGATTGAGGAAACTATTAAAGCAACAGAGATGCAAAGTAAATGTGGATTGAGAAACGAATGTACATTAGAAAAATGCACAAAAACTTCCTGTAGTGATCAATCCAAGCTTGATAACAAGTGTCAGAGTACTCTAAATGAAGTGAAAGAAGGTTTGGAGGAAAATTTCAGTCAGGAAATTGTGGTTTTCAGAGGAGAGGCacctccaaaagaaaatattttggatACGCCCTCCAATCAGAAGCAATTGAAACTTGTACCCTTGGAGGAAACCCTTTCATCTGAAAGACTTATTGTGTTAGGTCTTATGGCTTCATCAAATTGTCCTTGGAGGCAAGGTAAATCGAACAACAAGCCCTCTCCAGGAGGTGGCTCAagtggaagaaaattgaagaaacgtGGGCAGCTAGAGAAAACGGAACCAATTTTAAGGAAGGAGGATGCAAGAGAGAATCACAAAAATTCTTCAAAGAAGACATCTTCCGTTAAAAGCGATGCTGTTAATGGGGATATGCATCAGCTTGTTATTGCAGATAGCAGTATAAGTGTCAGTGACGATGAAAATAACGATTCTCATTTGAATCTTAGATCCTATAATACTGATGTGAGCCTTATTCCATTCTctcaaattaatgaaattggaaATGAGCATGGTAGTGATTCTAAAGGTACTAGGACTAGAGTAAGGGAGACATTGCGGCTTTTCCAAGCTGTATGTAGGAAGCTCTTgcaggaagaagaagcaggGAAGAAGGTCCCAGGAAATGCCTCTAGGAGGATTGATTTTATAGCAGCAAAAATCCTCAGGGATAAGGGGAAATATGTTAATGTGTGTAAACAAATTTTAGGACCAGTCCCTGGAGTTGAAGTTGGGGATGAGTTTCGATATAGGATAGAACTTAATATTATTGGACTTCATCGCCAAGTTCAGGGTGGGATAGATTATGTAAAGTGTGGTAAAAAGATCCTTGCTACTAGTATTGTTGCATCAGGGGGCTACACTAATAACCTTGATAACTCAGATGTCTTGATTTATACAGGGCAAGGAGGAAATATGATGAATTCAGACAAAAAACCTGAAGACCAAAAACTTGAACGAGGAAACCTTGCGTTAAAGAATAGTTTTGATGAAAAGAGTCCCGTTAGAGTGATTCGTGGCTATGAGTCGTCTGATGGAAAAACGTATGTTTTCGATGGGCTATATTTGGTGGAGAAATGGTGGCAAGATATGGGTCCTCATGGTAAACTTATTTACAAGTTTCAGTTGTGTCGAATTCCGGGTCAACCTGAACTTGCTTGGAAAGAATTAAAGAGgtctaaaaaattcaaagtaagAGAAGGTCTTTGTGCGGAGGATATTTCTCAAGGGAAAGAATCAATTCCTGTTTGTGCAGTGAACATCATAGATGATGAGAAGCCACCACCATTTAGTTACATCAATAAAGTGATATATCCTGATTGGTGTCGCCCAATTCCTCTCAGGGGTTGTGATTGTACTGCAGGGTGCTCAGATTCTGAGAGATGTCATTGTGCAGTCTTGAATGGAGGAGAGATCCCATTTAATCATAATGGGGCTATTGTTGAGGCAAAGTCTCTTGTCTATGAGTGTGGTCCTTCATGCAAGTGTCCTCCTTCTTGTCATAATCGAGTCGGTCAGCGTGGTATCAAATTTCAATTGgaagtttttaaaaccaaaTCAAGGGGATGGGGTGTGAGATCCCTAAATTCAATCCCCTCGGGAAGTTTTATTTGTGAGTATGTAGGGGAGCTTCTCGAGGATAAGGAAGCCGAACAAAGAACTGGTAACGATGAGTACTTGTTTGATATTGGGAATAACTTCAGTGACAATTCTCTCTGGGATGGACTTTCAACCCTCCTGCCCGACACACAGGCGAATGCTTGTGATATTGTGGAGGATGGTAGTTTTACCATTGATGCGGCAAATTATGGTAATATTGGGAGATTTATCAACCATAGTTGCTCACCCAATCTTTACGCCCAAAATGTTCTTTATGATCACGAGGATAAGCGAATTCCACATATTATGTTCTTTGCCGCCGAGAATATTCCTCCCTTACAGGAACTATCATACCATTACAATTATATGATCGATCAAGTTCGTGATTCTGATGGAAATGTTAAAAAGAAGAGATGTCACTGTGGTTCCGCGGAGTGTACTGGTTGGATGTATTGA